In one window of Miscanthus floridulus cultivar M001 chromosome 12, ASM1932011v1, whole genome shotgun sequence DNA:
- the LOC136497025 gene encoding abscisic stress-ripening protein 5-like isoform X2, with translation MADEYGRSGYGRSGAGDDYDSGYNSKSRTDDYGRGEGGYNKSGGDDYGRSGGDGHDRSGGDEYGRGTGGGGYNKSGKDDYDGGYNESGTNDDEYGRRGTGGGYNSKSSGDDAYTGGGGGYNSKSGGEEDGEYGSSPDDSEKYRKEEKEHKHKEHLGEMGALAAGAFALYERHEAKKDPEHAQRHKIEESVAAVAALGSGGFAFHEHHDKKEAKDAAESGRGEGKKKHHFFG, from the exons ATGGCTGACGAGTACGGCCGCAGCGGCTACGGCAGGTCCGGCGCCGGCGACGACTACGACAGCGGCTACAACAGCAAGTCCAGAACTGATGACTACGGCCGTGGCGAAG GTGGCTACAACAAGTCCGGTGGCGACGACTACGGCCGCAGCGGTGGCGATGGGCACGATAGGTCCGGCGGCGACGAGTACGGCCGTGGCACCGGGGGCGGTGGGTACAACAAGTCCGGCAAGGACGACTACGACGGTGGGTACAACGAATCGGGCACCAACGACGACGAATACGGCCGCCGTGGCACCGGCGGCGGGTACAACAGCAAGTCCTCTGGCGACGACGCCTAcaccggcggtggcggcgggtacAACAGCAAGTCTGGTGGCGAGGAGGACGGTGAGTACGGTTCCTCCCCGGACGACTCGGAGAAGTACAGGAAGGAGGAGAAAGAGCACAAGCACAAGGAGCACCTCGGCGAGATGGGCGCCCTCGCCGCCGGCGCCTTCGCCCTG TACGAGAGGCACGAGGCGAAGAAGGACCCGGAGCACGCGCAGCGGCACAAGATCGAGGAGagcgtggcggcggtggcggccctGGGCAGCGGCGGCTTCGCGTTCCACGAGCACCACGACAAGAAGGAGGCCAAGGACGCGGCGGAGTCTGGCCGCGGCGAGGGGAAGAAGAAGCACCACTTCTTCGGCTGA
- the LOC136497360 gene encoding abscisic stress-ripening protein 3-like, producing the protein MAEEKHHHHLFHHRKEEESSGEVDYEKKEKHHKHMEQLGELGAVAAGAYALHEKHKAKKDPENEHGHRIKEEVAAVAAVGSAGFAFHEHHEKKDAKKHGHN; encoded by the exons ATGGCTGAGGagaagcaccaccaccacctgttCCACCACCGCAAGGAGGAGGAGAGCTCCGGCGAGGTCGACTACGAGAAGAAGGAGAAGCACCACAAGCACATGGAGCAGCTCGGCGAGCTCGGCGCCGTTGCTGCCGGCGCATATGCTCTG CATGAGAAGCACAAGGCCAAGAAGGACCCGGAGAACGAGCACGGCCACCGGATCAAGGAGGAGGTGGCTGCCGTCGCCGCCGTGGGCTCCGCTGGGTTCGCCTTCCACGAGCACCACGAGAAGAAGGACGCCAAGAAGCACGGCCACAACTGA
- the LOC136497025 gene encoding glycine-rich cell wall structural protein 2-like isoform X1, which produces MADEYGRSGYGRSGAGDDYDSGYNSKSRTDDYGRGEGGYNKSGGDDYGRGEGGYNKSGGDDYGRSGGDGHDRSGGDEYGRGTGGGGYNKSGKDDYDGGYNESGTNDDEYGRRGTGGGYNSKSSGDDAYTGGGGGYNSKSGGEEDGEYGSSPDDSEKYRKEEKEHKHKEHLGEMGALAAGAFALYERHEAKKDPEHAQRHKIEESVAAVAALGSGGFAFHEHHDKKEAKDAAESGRGEGKKKHHFFG; this is translated from the exons ATGGCTGACGAGTACGGCCGCAGCGGCTACGGCAGGTCCGGCGCCGGCGACGACTACGACAGCGGCTACAACAGCAAGTCCAGAACTGATGACTACGGCCGTGGCGAAGGTGGCTACAACAAGTCCGGCGGCGACGACTACGGCCGTGGCGAAGGTGGCTACAACAAGTCCGGTGGCGACGACTACGGCCGCAGCGGTGGCGATGGGCACGATAGGTCCGGCGGCGACGAGTACGGCCGTGGCACCGGGGGCGGTGGGTACAACAAGTCCGGCAAGGACGACTACGACGGTGGGTACAACGAATCGGGCACCAACGACGACGAATACGGCCGCCGTGGCACCGGCGGCGGGTACAACAGCAAGTCCTCTGGCGACGACGCCTAcaccggcggtggcggcgggtacAACAGCAAGTCTGGTGGCGAGGAGGACGGTGAGTACGGTTCCTCCCCGGACGACTCGGAGAAGTACAGGAAGGAGGAGAAAGAGCACAAGCACAAGGAGCACCTCGGCGAGATGGGCGCCCTCGCCGCCGGCGCCTTCGCCCTG TACGAGAGGCACGAGGCGAAGAAGGACCCGGAGCACGCGCAGCGGCACAAGATCGAGGAGagcgtggcggcggtggcggccctGGGCAGCGGCGGCTTCGCGTTCCACGAGCACCACGACAAGAAGGAGGCCAAGGACGCGGCGGAGTCTGGCCGCGGCGAGGGGAAGAAGAAGCACCACTTCTTCGGCTGA